A window from Staphylococcus succinus encodes these proteins:
- a CDS encoding citrate synthase, whose amino-acid sequence MAELQKGLEGVIAAETKVSSIIDSQLTYAGYDIDDLAQNAEFEEVIFLLWYYRLPNEEELQSLKDKLYEYMTLNPRVYNHFKEYATSNVHPMTALRTSVSYVAHFDPHAEDENDDQTMERAVRIQAKIASLVTAYARVRAGKEVVKPNKDLNYAGNFLYMLRGELPTDIEIEAFNKALVLHADHELNASTFTARCAVSSLSDMYSGIVAAVGSLKGPLHGGANERVMSMLSEVKSIDEVDAYIDNKIENKEKIMGFGHRVYKDGDPRAKYLKEMSRKITTETGQSQLFDISVKIADKMKKEKGLIANVDFFSATVYHSMNIDHDLFTPIFAVSRTSGWIAHILEQYRDNRIMRPRAQYIGETNRKYEPVEER is encoded by the coding sequence ATGGCAGAGTTACAAAAAGGTTTAGAAGGGGTAATTGCAGCTGAGACAAAAGTAAGTTCTATTATTGATAGTCAATTGACTTATGCAGGTTATGATATCGATGATTTGGCTCAGAATGCAGAATTTGAAGAAGTTATCTTTTTGTTATGGTACTATCGTTTACCAAACGAGGAAGAATTACAATCATTAAAAGATAAACTATATGAATATATGACATTAAATCCAAGAGTGTATAACCACTTTAAAGAATATGCGACAAGTAATGTCCATCCTATGACTGCATTAAGAACATCAGTTTCATATGTAGCACACTTTGATCCTCATGCTGAAGATGAAAATGACGATCAAACAATGGAAAGAGCGGTACGTATACAGGCGAAAATAGCTTCCCTTGTGACTGCATATGCAAGAGTAAGAGCAGGCAAAGAAGTTGTGAAGCCTAATAAAGATTTAAATTACGCTGGCAACTTCTTATATATGTTGAGAGGAGAGTTACCAACTGATATAGAGATCGAAGCTTTTAATAAGGCGCTCGTTCTACATGCAGACCATGAGTTAAATGCCTCAACATTTACAGCTAGATGTGCCGTATCATCTTTATCTGATATGTATTCTGGTATTGTAGCAGCTGTAGGTTCTTTAAAAGGACCATTGCATGGTGGCGCAAACGAACGTGTAATGAGCATGCTATCAGAAGTGAAATCAATCGATGAAGTAGATGCTTATATCGACAATAAAATTGAAAATAAAGAAAAAATTATGGGCTTTGGACATCGTGTATATAAAGATGGTGATCCGAGAGCGAAATACTTAAAAGAAATGAGCCGTAAAATCACAACCGAAACAGGACAAAGTCAACTGTTTGATATCTCGGTTAAGATTGCAGATAAAATGAAAAAAGAAAAAGGCTTAATCGCCAATGTTGATTTCTTTAGTGCAACAGTTTATCACAGTATGAATATTGATCATGATTTATTTACACCAATTTTTGCTGTAAGTAGAACATCTGGCTGGATAGCGCATATCTTAGAGCAATATAGAGATAACAGAATCATGCGTCCAAGAGCGCAATATATCGGTGAAACAAATAGAAAATATGAACCAGTTGAAGAAAGATAA
- the pyk gene encoding pyruvate kinase yields MRKTKIVCTIGPASESEEMLEKLIKAGMNVARLNFSHGDHAEHKARIDTIREVSKKLGKTVAILLDTKGPEIRTHNMKDGVIELVKGSEVIVSMTEVEGTTEKFSVTYDNLINDVEEGSYILLDDGLIELQVKKIDQANGEVLCDVLNTGELKNKKGVNLPGVKVSLPGITEKDANDINFGISVGVDFIAASFVRRPSDVLDIRKLLEAQKNTNISIIPKIENQEGIDNIKEILEVADGLMVARGDMGVEIPPESVPMVQKDLIRQCNKLGKPVITATQMLDSMQRNPRPTRAEASDVANAIYDGTDAVMLSGETAAGQYPEEAVKTMRNIAISAEAAQDYKKLLSDRTKLVETSLVNAIGVSVAHTALNLKVKAIVAATESGSTARTISKYRPQSDIIAVTPSSETARQCALVWGIHPVVKEGRKTTDALLNNAVATAVETEKVQNGDLIIITAGVPTGEKGTTNMMKLHLVGDELAKGQGIGRNSVVGHTLVVNDASELEGKDLSDSIIVTSSVDESLVPYIEKSIGLITEENGITSPSAIIGLEKGIPTVVGVENATAEIQSDILITVDANQGKIFEGYANVL; encoded by the coding sequence ATGAGAAAAACTAAAATTGTTTGTACTATAGGACCAGCGTCAGAATCAGAAGAAATGCTAGAAAAATTAATCAAAGCCGGAATGAACGTAGCGCGCTTAAACTTTTCACATGGTGATCATGCAGAGCATAAAGCGAGAATTGATACGATTCGTGAGGTTTCAAAAAAACTAGGTAAAACAGTAGCAATCTTACTTGATACTAAAGGTCCTGAAATCCGTACGCATAATATGAAAGACGGTGTTATTGAACTTGTAAAAGGTTCAGAAGTCATCGTGAGCATGACTGAAGTAGAAGGTACAACTGAAAAATTCTCAGTAACATATGATAATCTTATTAACGATGTTGAAGAAGGTTCATATATTTTATTAGATGATGGTCTAATTGAATTACAAGTTAAAAAAATTGATCAAGCAAATGGCGAAGTACTTTGCGATGTTTTAAACACTGGAGAATTAAAAAATAAAAAAGGTGTTAACTTACCAGGCGTTAAAGTGAGCTTGCCAGGTATTACTGAAAAAGATGCAAACGACATCAATTTTGGTATTAGTGTAGGCGTAGACTTCATTGCTGCTAGTTTCGTACGTCGCCCTAGCGATGTATTAGACATTCGTAAATTATTAGAAGCACAAAAAAATACAAACATTAGCATTATTCCAAAAATTGAAAACCAAGAAGGTATTGATAATATCAAAGAAATTCTTGAAGTTGCAGATGGATTAATGGTAGCTCGTGGTGACATGGGTGTTGAAATTCCACCAGAATCAGTACCAATGGTACAAAAAGATTTAATTAGACAATGTAATAAATTAGGTAAACCAGTTATTACTGCTACACAAATGCTTGATTCTATGCAACGTAACCCACGTCCTACACGTGCAGAAGCCAGTGATGTTGCCAATGCAATTTATGATGGTACTGATGCAGTTATGCTTTCAGGTGAAACGGCTGCTGGACAATACCCTGAAGAGGCAGTTAAAACAATGCGTAATATTGCGATTTCTGCTGAAGCAGCGCAAGATTATAAAAAATTATTATCTGACCGTACTAAATTAGTTGAAACGTCATTAGTGAATGCTATTGGGGTGTCTGTTGCACATACGGCATTAAACTTAAAAGTTAAAGCTATTGTTGCAGCTACAGAAAGTGGTTCAACTGCGCGTACGATTTCTAAATATCGTCCACAATCAGATATTATTGCTGTGACTCCAAGCTCAGAAACAGCACGTCAATGTGCATTAGTTTGGGGAATTCACCCAGTGGTCAAAGAAGGTCGTAAAACTACAGATGCATTATTAAATAATGCCGTAGCTACTGCTGTTGAAACTGAAAAAGTTCAAAATGGTGATTTAATCATTATCACTGCTGGTGTACCAACTGGTGAAAAAGGTACTACAAATATGATGAAATTACACCTTGTTGGAGATGAACTAGCAAAAGGTCAAGGTATTGGTAGAAACTCAGTAGTTGGCCATACTCTAGTTGTTAATGACGCGAGTGAATTAGAAGGTAAAGATTTATCTGATTCAATCATTGTTACATCTTCTGTTGATGAATCTCTTGTACCATATATTGAAAAATCAATTGGTTTAATCACTGAAGAAAATGGTATTACTTCTCCAAGTGCGATCATAGGTTTAGAAAAAGGTATTCCTACAGTAGTTGGCGTTGAGAATGCTACAGCTGAAATTCAAAGTGATATATTAATCACAGTTGATGCTAATCAAGGTAAAATCTTCGAAGGTTATGCTAACGTACTTTAA
- a CDS encoding response regulator transcription factor has protein sequence MSQKVLVVDDEQSIVTLLKYNLEQAGYIVEVAYDGEEALDKVNTTNPELVVLDVMLPKKDGIEVCKTIRSDKNLVPILMLTAKDDEFDRVLGLELGADDYMTKPFSPREVVARVKAILRRSAMINEAITIENDDADIIIGSIRIRPEYFEVYKEDELLELTPKEFELLLYLIERQGRVITREHMLNSVWNYEFAGDSRIVDVHISHLRDKLEENPKQPKLIKTVRGLGYKLERPKV, from the coding sequence ATGTCACAAAAAGTACTTGTAGTAGATGATGAACAATCGATCGTAACCTTGTTAAAATATAATTTAGAACAAGCGGGATACATAGTAGAAGTTGCTTATGATGGAGAAGAAGCATTGGATAAGGTTAATACTACAAATCCAGAATTAGTCGTATTAGATGTTATGCTCCCTAAAAAAGATGGTATTGAAGTATGTAAGACAATTCGTTCAGATAAAAATCTTGTGCCTATTCTCATGTTAACAGCTAAAGATGATGAATTTGATCGAGTACTTGGGCTTGAGTTAGGCGCTGATGACTACATGACTAAGCCATTTTCGCCAAGAGAAGTTGTGGCACGAGTGAAAGCTATTTTAAGAAGATCAGCAATGATTAATGAAGCTATTACTATTGAGAATGATGATGCGGATATTATTATTGGATCAATTAGAATTAGACCCGAGTATTTTGAAGTGTATAAAGAAGATGAACTATTAGAACTCACACCAAAAGAATTTGAATTGTTATTATATCTTATTGAAAGGCAAGGTAGAGTTATTACTCGAGAACATATGTTGAATTCAGTTTGGAATTATGAATTTGCAGGTGATTCGAGAATCGTAGACGTACATATTAGTCATTTAAGAGATAAATTAGAAGAAAATCCTAAACAGCCTAAACTCATTAAAACAGTACGTGGACTAGGCTATAAATTGGAAAGACCGAAAGTTTAA
- a CDS encoding amino acid permease has product MAKNQLQRELSNRHIQLIAIGGAIGTGLFLGAGQTIALTGPSILLTYIIIGFMLFMFMRGLGELLVTNTNFKSFADVTNAYIGSFAGFVTGWTYWLCWIITGMAEVTAVAKYVSFWFPHVPNWLSALFCVLVLMSLNLLSAKLFGELEFWFSIIKIVTIIALIVVGAIMIAMAYKTQFGHASLTNLYSNGIFPKGISGFVMSFQMALFSFVGIELIGVTAGETKNPLTTIPKAVNSVPLRILVFYVGALAVIMSIIPWNDINPNESPFVRLFALVGIPFAAGIINFVVLTAAASSCNSGIFSNSRMLFGLSSKAQASPLFTKTNKNGVPHIAILFSCALLMIAALLNYIVPNASLVFTYITTVSTVLFLVVWALITIAYINYHRRNPELHKNATFKLFGGKYMGYIILIFFILVFCLLFVNIDTRRAVFLTPIWFVILTIMYLRFKKTARKQQKQF; this is encoded by the coding sequence ATGGCTAAAAATCAGTTACAAAGAGAACTAAGTAATCGTCATATTCAGCTTATTGCTATTGGGGGAGCAATTGGTACTGGATTATTCTTAGGCGCAGGTCAAACAATAGCATTAACTGGCCCCTCTATTTTACTTACATATATAATAATTGGATTTATGCTATTTATGTTTATGCGAGGCTTGGGAGAATTGCTCGTTACAAACACTAATTTCAAATCATTTGCAGATGTAACCAATGCTTATATTGGATCATTTGCAGGGTTTGTCACTGGATGGACTTATTGGTTATGTTGGATTATTACAGGTATGGCAGAAGTAACAGCCGTTGCAAAATATGTCAGTTTTTGGTTTCCACACGTTCCTAATTGGTTAAGTGCACTATTTTGTGTTTTAGTATTAATGTCACTTAATTTATTAAGCGCTAAATTATTCGGGGAATTAGAGTTTTGGTTTTCAATTATTAAAATTGTCACTATCATCGCCTTAATTGTAGTGGGTGCAATTATGATTGCTATGGCTTACAAAACACAGTTTGGCCATGCATCATTAACTAACCTATATAGTAATGGGATTTTTCCAAAAGGTATCAGTGGCTTCGTTATGTCCTTCCAAATGGCACTCTTTTCATTCGTAGGTATCGAATTAATAGGCGTCACTGCAGGCGAAACGAAGAATCCATTAACCACAATTCCAAAAGCCGTAAATAGTGTTCCATTGAGAATATTAGTATTTTATGTCGGTGCTCTGGCAGTTATCATGTCTATCATTCCTTGGAATGATATTAACCCAAATGAAAGTCCATTTGTCAGATTATTTGCACTGGTTGGTATACCTTTTGCAGCAGGTATTATTAACTTTGTAGTGTTAACAGCCGCGGCATCATCATGTAATAGTGGTATTTTTTCAAATAGTCGAATGCTATTTGGACTATCTAGCAAAGCACAGGCATCACCGCTTTTTACTAAAACAAATAAAAACGGAGTGCCGCACATCGCAATTTTATTCTCATGTGCATTGCTTATGATTGCTGCTCTTTTAAACTATATTGTACCTAACGCTTCACTTGTATTTACGTACATTACTACCGTTTCAACTGTACTATTTCTCGTTGTTTGGGCATTGATTACTATTGCTTATATTAATTATCATCGACGTAACCCAGAATTACATAAAAACGCAACATTTAAGTTATTTGGTGGCAAGTATATGGGTTATATTATATTGATTTTCTTTATACTCGTATTTTGTTTATTATTCGTTAACATAGATACAAGACGCGCAGTATTCTTAACACCGATTTGGTTTGTTATTCTTACAATAATGTACTTACGCTTTAAAAAAACCGCACGTAAACAACAAAAACAATTTTAA
- the icd gene encoding NADP-dependent isocitrate dehydrogenase translates to MSGEKVLKTNEGLTVPNNPIIPFIIGDGIGPDIWKAASRVIDAAVEKAYNGEKKIEWKEVLAGQKAFDETGEWLPQETLDTIDEYLIAIKGPLTTPIGGGIRSLNVALRQELDLFTCLRPVRWFQGVPSPVKRPEDTDMVIFRENTEDIYAGIEFKEGTPEAKKVVDFLQDEMGAKNIRFPETSGIGIKPVSKEGTERLVRAAIQYAIDNNRKSLTLVHKGNIMKFTEGAFKQWGYDLAHNEFGDKVFTWQQYDKIVEEEGKEKANEVQTQAENDGKIIIKDSIADIFLQQILTRPADHNVVATMNLNGDYVSDALAAQVGGIGIAPGANINYETGHAIFEATHGTAPKYAGLNKVNPSSEILSAVLMLEHLGWQEAADSITDSIEKTIASKVVTYDFARLMDGAKEVSTSEFADELIKNI, encoded by the coding sequence ATGTCAGGTGAAAAAGTATTAAAAACAAATGAAGGTTTAACAGTTCCAAATAATCCAATTATCCCATTTATTATCGGTGACGGTATTGGTCCTGATATTTGGAAAGCAGCTAGTAGAGTGATAGATGCAGCTGTAGAAAAAGCATATAATGGCGAAAAGAAAATCGAATGGAAAGAAGTATTAGCTGGTCAAAAAGCATTCGACGAAACTGGCGAATGGTTACCACAAGAAACGTTAGATACAATTGATGAGTATTTAATTGCAATCAAAGGTCCATTAACAACTCCAATCGGTGGCGGTATTCGTTCACTCAATGTTGCTTTAAGACAAGAGTTAGATTTATTCACGTGTTTACGTCCTGTACGTTGGTTCCAAGGTGTGCCATCACCAGTTAAACGTCCTGAAGACACTGATATGGTTATTTTCCGTGAAAATACTGAAGATATCTATGCAGGTATTGAATTTAAAGAAGGTACACCAGAGGCTAAAAAAGTAGTTGATTTCTTACAAGATGAAATGGGCGCTAAGAATATTAGATTCCCTGAAACTTCTGGTATTGGTATTAAACCAGTATCTAAAGAAGGTACTGAACGTTTAGTACGTGCTGCAATTCAATATGCTATTGACAATAACCGTAAATCGTTAACGTTAGTGCATAAAGGTAATATCATGAAATTTACTGAAGGTGCATTTAAACAATGGGGTTATGATTTAGCTCATAACGAATTTGGTGATAAAGTATTTACTTGGCAACAATATGATAAAATTGTTGAAGAAGAAGGTAAAGAAAAAGCGAACGAAGTTCAAACACAAGCTGAAAATGATGGTAAAATTATTATTAAAGATTCAATTGCTGATATTTTCTTACAACAAATTTTAACACGTCCAGCGGATCATAATGTAGTTGCTACAATGAACTTAAATGGTGACTATGTATCTGATGCATTAGCAGCACAAGTCGGAGGAATTGGTATTGCTCCAGGTGCTAACATCAACTATGAAACAGGACATGCTATTTTTGAAGCAACGCATGGCACTGCACCAAAATATGCTGGTTTAAATAAAGTGAATCCATCTTCAGAAATTTTAAGTGCAGTATTAATGTTAGAACATTTAGGTTGGCAAGAAGCTGCAGACAGCATTACAGATTCAATTGAGAAAACAATTGCGTCTAAAGTTGTAACTTATGATTTTGCACGTTTAATGGACGGTGCTAAAGAAGTTTCGACATCAGAGTTTGCAGATGAATTAATTAAGAATATCTAA
- the pnpS gene encoding two-component system histidine kinase PnpS, with protein MLKFHQRLLLLLCTIVIVSFLALGTIITHVIYNTVTISQQGDLEHRADHIVSLYKHGKKSEIRNIAKNEKLSVMLKENNGVLFSTQKGVPVNNNIKNTANPSNLIYDKEGNDHRFTFRTSIDDTHVFISGINNDILNLQVQIWKYTALIGLFVLIIIFCVVRSINRTYIRPINEVTYATNLLAEGYYHVRVPESNVKETRELFVTTNELARKLQLLNHKQKLQSNRLKTTVENIPSSILMIDKYGEIVVANKAYYEVFTPDEAVEHKSYVDFIDEKIQKLITESFKMEKPIYDQIEIMINQVHQKYFDTACVPILSKTKKNLYGMVIVLHDITNLKKLENLRREFVANVSHELKTPITSIKGFAETLLDGAKNDEQTLNDFLNIISKESDRIETLVFDLLDLSHVEQQTEIETAYVSLSEIAETTIQNLSTIADSKDITIVDEIHPNIVIDANKDKVAQVALNLLSNAISYSKPSSKVIVRVYKEANKRMLEVQDFGIGISEEDQKHIFERFYRVDKARSRDSGGTGLGLSITKHIMEAHHGKINVFSQSNEGSTFRVTFYETTKM; from the coding sequence ATGCTGAAGTTTCACCAGAGACTCTTATTACTATTATGTACGATTGTTATTGTCAGCTTTTTAGCTTTAGGTACCATTATTACACATGTCATTTATAATACAGTGACTATCAGTCAGCAAGGTGATTTAGAACATCGAGCAGATCATATCGTTAGTTTGTATAAACATGGTAAAAAATCTGAAATAAGAAATATCGCCAAAAATGAGAAATTAAGTGTAATGCTTAAAGAAAATAATGGTGTTTTATTTTCCACTCAAAAGGGAGTGCCGGTCAATAACAATATTAAAAATACAGCTAATCCTTCTAATCTCATTTATGATAAAGAGGGAAATGACCATCGATTTACATTTCGAACATCTATCGATGACACACATGTTTTCATAAGTGGCATCAATAATGATATCTTAAATTTACAAGTTCAGATATGGAAATACACAGCTTTAATTGGCTTATTTGTGCTCATCATTATTTTTTGTGTAGTTCGTAGTATTAATCGTACGTATATAAGACCTATAAATGAAGTGACGTATGCTACAAATTTGTTGGCTGAGGGATATTACCATGTGAGAGTGCCTGAAAGTAACGTCAAGGAAACAAGAGAACTATTTGTAACCACAAATGAGCTTGCACGTAAACTACAGTTACTGAATCATAAACAAAAATTACAGTCTAATCGCTTGAAAACAACAGTTGAAAATATACCGAGTTCTATTCTAATGATAGATAAGTATGGTGAAATCGTTGTGGCCAATAAAGCTTATTATGAAGTTTTTACGCCTGATGAAGCTGTTGAACATAAAAGTTATGTTGATTTCATTGATGAAAAGATTCAAAAGCTAATTACAGAATCTTTCAAAATGGAAAAACCAATATATGATCAAATTGAAATAATGATAAATCAAGTACATCAAAAGTATTTTGATACTGCATGTGTGCCAATTCTGTCTAAGACAAAGAAAAACTTATACGGAATGGTTATTGTTTTACATGATATTACTAATTTAAAGAAATTGGAAAACTTACGTAGAGAGTTTGTTGCGAATGTGTCTCATGAATTAAAAACACCAATTACATCAATTAAAGGGTTTGCTGAAACATTGTTAGATGGTGCGAAAAATGATGAACAGACATTAAATGATTTCTTAAATATTATTTCTAAGGAATCCGATCGAATTGAAACATTAGTATTTGATTTGTTGGATTTATCTCATGTAGAACAACAAACTGAAATAGAAACAGCGTACGTAAGTCTTTCTGAAATAGCTGAAACGACCATACAAAATTTATCAACGATTGCTGACAGTAAAGACATAACGATTGTCGATGAAATTCATCCTAATATTGTTATTGACGCCAATAAAGATAAAGTTGCACAAGTGGCATTAAACTTACTTTCTAATGCAATTAGTTATTCAAAACCTTCGAGTAAAGTCATTGTTCGAGTATATAAAGAAGCTAATAAGAGAATGTTAGAAGTACAAGATTTTGGAATAGGTATAAGCGAAGAGGACCAAAAACATATTTTTGAACGATTTTATAGAGTAGATAAAGCCAGAAGTAGGGATTCTGGAGGTACTGGTTTAGGTTTATCTATTACTAAACACATCATGGAAGCACATCATGGTAAAATAAACGTGTTTAGCCAGTCGAATGAAGGTTCTACGTTTAGAGTTACATTTTATGAGACAACTAAAATGTAG
- the pfkA gene encoding 6-phosphofructokinase: MKKIAVLTSGGDSPGMNAAVRAVVRKAIYNNIEVYGVYQGYQGLLNDDIEKLELGSVGDTIQRGGTFLYSARCPEFKDPDVRKKGIENLRKRGIEGLVVIGGDGSYRGAQRISEECEEIQTIGIPGTIDNDINGSDFTIGFDTALNTIVECVDKIRDTASSHARTFIIEVMGRDCGDLALWAGLSVGAETIIVPEVETDIKEVAEKIDSGIKRGKKHSIVIIAEGCMSGEACAAELTKYINVDARVTVLGHIQRGGSPSGADRVLASRLGGHAVDLLLNGKSAVGVGIRNNELTDTPFDEIFNSHEHEFDFKTYALTNELSI; the protein is encoded by the coding sequence ATGAAAAAAATTGCAGTGTTGACAAGTGGTGGAGATTCACCAGGTATGAATGCAGCGGTAAGAGCTGTTGTTCGTAAAGCGATTTACAATAACATTGAAGTTTATGGTGTTTACCAAGGCTATCAAGGCTTATTAAACGATGATATTGAGAAGCTTGAACTTGGTTCTGTAGGTGATACTATCCAACGTGGCGGTACATTTTTATATTCAGCGAGATGTCCTGAATTTAAAGATCCAGACGTGCGTAAAAAAGGTATTGAAAACTTACGTAAAAGAGGTATCGAAGGTCTTGTAGTTATTGGTGGAGATGGTAGCTATAGAGGTGCTCAACGTATAAGTGAAGAATGTGAAGAAATCCAAACGATTGGTATTCCAGGAACAATTGATAATGATATCAATGGTTCTGATTTTACAATTGGTTTTGATACAGCATTAAATACAATTGTTGAATGTGTCGATAAAATTCGCGACACAGCGTCTAGTCATGCCCGAACATTCATTATTGAGGTTATGGGACGTGACTGTGGAGATTTAGCACTATGGGCGGGTCTGTCAGTAGGAGCAGAAACAATCATTGTTCCAGAAGTAGAAACAGACATCAAAGAAGTAGCAGAAAAAATCGACAGTGGTATAAAAAGAGGTAAAAAGCACTCTATTGTCATCATTGCTGAAGGTTGTATGTCAGGAGAAGCTTGCGCCGCAGAATTGACTAAATACATTAATGTTGATGCACGTGTGACAGTACTTGGACATATTCAACGTGGTGGAAGTCCAAGTGGGGCAGATAGGGTACTTGCTTCACGATTAGGTGGTCACGCAGTCGATTTATTATTAAACGGAAAATCTGCAGTTGGTGTAGGTATTCGTAATAATGAATTAACTGATACGCCATTTGATGAAATCTTTAACTCGCATGAACATGAGTTTGATTTCAAAACATATGCATTAACGAACGAATTATCTATATAA